The following are from one region of the Paenibacillus sp. KS-LC4 genome:
- the sucD gene encoding succinate--CoA ligase subunit alpha, whose translation MSILVNKDTKVITQGITGATGLFHAKGALDYGTQMVGGVTPGKGGTNVDITLENGSTVSLPVFNTVEQAVKATGATASVIYVPPAFAADSILEAVDAGLDLVICITEGIPVLDMVKVKRYMEGSKTTLIGPNCPGVITPDECKIGIMPGYIHTKGHVGVVSRSGTLTYEAVHQLTTRGIGQSSAVGIGGDPVKGSEFIDILSRFNDDPDTYAVIMIGEIGGTAEEEAAEWIKANMKKPVVGFIGGATAPPGKRMGHAGAIISGGKGTAAEKIATLEACGIKVAPTPSDMGSTLVSVLEEQGLLEKCKTAAK comes from the coding sequence ATGAGCATTTTGGTAAACAAAGATACTAAAGTTATTACGCAAGGGATTACAGGCGCAACGGGCTTGTTCCATGCGAAAGGCGCACTCGATTACGGTACGCAAATGGTAGGCGGAGTAACGCCGGGCAAAGGCGGAACTAACGTTGATATCACTCTTGAAAACGGTTCAACGGTATCGCTTCCAGTGTTTAACACCGTTGAACAAGCGGTGAAAGCGACAGGCGCTACGGCTTCGGTTATTTATGTGCCGCCGGCATTTGCAGCTGATTCGATTCTTGAAGCGGTTGACGCTGGTCTTGATCTTGTTATTTGTATTACGGAAGGCATTCCGGTACTGGACATGGTCAAAGTTAAGCGTTATATGGAAGGCAGCAAGACGACGCTAATCGGCCCTAACTGTCCAGGTGTTATTACACCAGACGAATGTAAAATCGGAATTATGCCAGGCTACATTCATACGAAAGGCCATGTAGGCGTTGTTTCCCGCTCGGGAACATTGACTTACGAGGCGGTTCACCAACTGACGACTCGCGGCATTGGACAATCCTCTGCTGTTGGTATCGGCGGCGACCCAGTGAAAGGCTCCGAGTTTATCGACATTTTGAGCCGTTTCAATGACGACCCTGATACGTATGCGGTTATTATGATCGGTGAAATCGGCGGCACTGCGGAAGAAGAAGCGGCAGAATGGATTAAAGCCAACATGAAAAAGCCGGTTGTAGGCTTTATTGGCGGCGCAACAGCGCCTCCAGGCAAACGTATGGGCCACGCTGGCGCAATCATTTCCGGAGGCAAAGGAACAGCTGCTGAAAAAATCGCTACGCTTGAAGCATGCGGAATTAAAGTAGCACCAACCCCTTCGGATATGGGCTCCACACTCGTATCGGTGCTTGAAGAGCAAGGCCTGTTGGAAAAGTGTAAAACTGCTGCAAAATAA
- the dprA gene encoding DNA-processing protein DprA translates to MDRNYDECRQIIIMLSEVQGIGWRTIQKAVASGAWRESGGQDEFAYVKAGFSSQQARSAAKRIGQGLVAPGSSYEKAANLGAAVITPLDEAYPKYLLQIPQPPWVLYALGRMELLKRPIVAVVGTRNPTAYGRHTASTLAEQLSVGGMTIASGLARGIDSKAHEAALRGAGSTIAVLACAVDCCYPSENRTLYRQIAEEGLLLSETPIGTPLHPGMFPLRNRIIAGLSLGTLVIEGAIGSGSLITAAQALDMNRDLFAVPGPISSPKSEGPNALIRQGAKLVSAAEHIFEEYGWLGDEWLQHSRSAASSQIQSDKELSADERKIIALLRERPLSINELHQLIAVPFGHLSALLINLCIKRRIEQQSGSLYIAL, encoded by the coding sequence ATGGACCGTAATTATGACGAATGCAGACAAATTATAATCATGCTTAGTGAAGTGCAAGGTATTGGCTGGCGCACAATTCAGAAGGCGGTAGCCAGCGGCGCGTGGCGAGAGAGCGGCGGTCAAGATGAATTTGCCTATGTTAAGGCAGGCTTCAGCTCCCAGCAGGCACGATCGGCTGCTAAGAGAATAGGGCAAGGACTTGTTGCTCCAGGCTCGTCCTATGAAAAGGCGGCTAATCTAGGAGCAGCAGTGATTACACCGCTTGATGAGGCCTATCCAAAATATTTGCTGCAAATTCCGCAGCCGCCGTGGGTGTTGTATGCGCTTGGCCGGATGGAGCTGTTGAAGCGTCCCATTGTAGCAGTCGTCGGAACGCGTAATCCTACCGCATATGGCCGCCATACGGCTTCTACGCTTGCTGAGCAGCTTTCGGTAGGCGGGATGACTATTGCGAGCGGTTTGGCACGCGGAATCGATAGCAAGGCGCATGAAGCGGCTCTGCGTGGAGCTGGAAGCACGATAGCTGTGCTTGCATGCGCCGTAGATTGTTGTTATCCTTCAGAGAATAGAACTTTGTACCGCCAAATAGCGGAAGAGGGGCTGTTGCTCTCGGAAACGCCAATCGGCACACCGCTGCATCCAGGCATGTTTCCGCTGCGCAACCGGATTATCGCAGGACTTTCCCTTGGCACACTCGTTATAGAGGGTGCGATTGGCAGCGGTTCTTTGATTACTGCTGCACAAGCGCTGGATATGAACCGTGATTTATTCGCTGTGCCAGGCCCGATTTCTTCTCCCAAAAGCGAAGGTCCCAATGCGCTCATTCGCCAAGGAGCAAAGCTGGTTAGCGCGGCGGAGCATATTTTCGAAGAATACGGATGGCTTGGCGATGAATGGCTTCAGCATTCGCGTTCTGCTGCCTCTTCACAGATTCAATCGGACAAGGAATTGTCCGCTGATGAACGAAAAATTATCGCACTGCTGCGAGAGCGGCCATTATCCATTAATGAATTACACCAGCTGATTGCGGTTCCTTTTGGACATTTAAGCGCTCTTCTGATAAATTTATGTATAAAACGTAGGATCGAGCAGCAGTCTGGATCGCTATATATAGCATTGTAA
- the topA gene encoding type I DNA topoisomerase — protein sequence MADSLVIVESPAKAKTIGKYLGSKYIVKASMGHIRDLPKSQIGVEVENDFNPKYITIRGKGSVLKELKSASKKVKHVYLAADPDREGEAIAWHLAHYLELDASDTCRVVFNEITKQAVKDAFKTPRKINMDLVNAQQARRILDRLVGYKISPLLWKKVKKGLSAGRVQSVCVKLIIDRENEIDEFVPEEYWSITAKVSQNGVPFEAKYHSIGGEKRELGNEQEMQAVLDAMDSGSDFKVAEVKEKERLRNPAPPFITSSLQQEAARKLGFRASKTMSVAQQLYEGVELGKEGTVGLITYMRTDSTRISPIAQEEAKEYITQRYGAPYMPEQLRVYTKKNSNAQDAHEAIRPTAVMRDPDTMKPFLSRDQFRLYKLVWERFVSSQMSSAVLDTMTVDMLSGEVKFRANGSKVKFAGFMKVYVEGNDDGAEEEHKFLPPIEPGDIIPAEAIEPKQHFTQPPPRFTEARLVRTLEELGIGRPSTYAPTLETIQKRGYVAIEEKKFMPTELGDLVIQLMEEFFPEILNAEFTANMEGDLDHVEEGSQDWVKVLTTFYESFEKRLEVAEEEMKEIEIQDEVSDEICEKCGRHLVYKMGRFGKFLACSGFPDCRNTKPIVKDIGVPCPKCEEGKIIERRSKKGRIFYGCDTYPACDYVSWDKPSGKPCPKCESMLVEKRNRNGAKLQCPTCDYSEELQDEEQEEA from the coding sequence GTGGCAGACTCATTAGTTATCGTCGAATCACCAGCCAAAGCGAAAACAATAGGCAAGTATTTAGGCAGCAAATATATTGTTAAGGCTTCCATGGGCCATATTCGCGATTTGCCAAAAAGTCAGATTGGCGTCGAAGTTGAAAATGATTTCAATCCAAAATATATAACGATTCGCGGCAAAGGCAGCGTATTGAAAGAGCTCAAAAGCGCCAGCAAAAAAGTGAAGCATGTTTATCTGGCGGCTGACCCGGATCGCGAAGGGGAGGCTATTGCTTGGCATTTGGCCCATTATTTAGAGCTTGATGCCTCGGATACTTGCCGCGTTGTATTTAATGAAATAACGAAGCAGGCGGTTAAGGATGCTTTTAAGACGCCGCGCAAAATCAATATGGATCTGGTAAATGCACAGCAAGCACGGCGTATTCTAGATCGTCTTGTCGGCTACAAAATCAGCCCGCTACTTTGGAAAAAAGTCAAAAAAGGCCTTTCCGCTGGCCGCGTACAGTCCGTATGCGTCAAGCTGATTATTGACCGTGAAAATGAGATCGACGAATTCGTGCCGGAAGAATATTGGTCGATTACTGCAAAGGTATCGCAAAATGGTGTTCCATTTGAGGCCAAATACCATTCCATCGGCGGCGAGAAGCGCGAGCTTGGCAACGAGCAGGAAATGCAAGCCGTGCTGGATGCGATGGATAGCGGCTCCGATTTTAAAGTAGCGGAAGTGAAGGAAAAGGAGCGCCTGCGCAATCCTGCACCTCCTTTCATTACAAGCTCCCTGCAGCAGGAAGCCGCCCGTAAGCTTGGTTTCAGGGCGTCTAAGACGATGTCGGTTGCCCAGCAGCTTTATGAAGGCGTAGAGCTAGGCAAGGAAGGCACAGTCGGTCTAATTACATATATGAGAACGGACTCCACTCGTATATCCCCGATTGCACAGGAAGAAGCGAAGGAATATATTACACAGCGCTATGGCGCTCCTTATATGCCAGAGCAGCTTCGCGTCTATACGAAAAAGAACAGCAATGCCCAAGATGCGCATGAGGCGATCAGACCAACGGCAGTTATGCGTGATCCAGATACGATGAAGCCGTTTCTCAGCCGCGATCAGTTCCGGTTGTACAAACTGGTATGGGAACGTTTCGTATCCAGCCAAATGTCCTCGGCCGTTCTCGATACGATGACCGTTGATATGTTATCTGGCGAAGTGAAGTTCCGCGCGAATGGATCGAAGGTCAAGTTTGCCGGATTCATGAAAGTATATGTGGAGGGCAACGATGATGGGGCAGAGGAAGAGCATAAGTTTCTCCCGCCAATCGAGCCAGGAGATATAATTCCAGCGGAAGCGATTGAACCTAAACAGCATTTCACCCAGCCGCCGCCGCGTTTTACAGAGGCAAGGCTCGTGAGAACGCTAGAGGAGCTCGGCATAGGGCGCCCAAGTACGTATGCGCCGACGCTGGAAACGATTCAGAAGCGCGGATATGTGGCGATAGAAGAAAAGAAATTTATGCCGACTGAGCTTGGCGACCTTGTTATTCAGCTGATGGAGGAGTTTTTCCCGGAAATTCTTAATGCTGAATTTACAGCTAACATGGAAGGGGATCTCGACCATGTGGAGGAAGGCTCACAGGATTGGGTCAAAGTGCTCACAACCTTCTACGAATCGTTCGAGAAGCGTCTGGAAGTAGCGGAAGAGGAAATGAAGGAAATTGAAATTCAAGACGAGGTTTCCGATGAAATTTGTGAAAAATGCGGTCGTCATTTGGTTTATAAAATGGGACGCTTCGGCAAATTCCTCGCATGCTCTGGCTTTCCGGATTGCCGCAATACGAAGCCGATCGTTAAGGATATCGGCGTGCCTTGCCCCAAATGTGAGGAAGGTAAAATTATTGAAAGACGCAGCAAAAAAGGCCGGATTTTCTATGGCTGTGATACGTATCCGGCTTGCGATTATGTTTCATGGGATAAGCCTTCAGGCAAGCCATGTCCGAAATGCGAAAGCATGCTGGTAGAAAAACGCAATCGCAACGGTGCAAAGCTGCAATGTCCTACATGTGATTATTCAGAAGAGCTGCAAGATGAAGAACAGGAAGAAGCATAG
- the trmFO gene encoding FADH(2)-oxidizing methylenetetrahydrofolate--tRNA-(uracil(54)-C(5))-methyltransferase TrmFO, whose protein sequence is MSSSSYPKVTVIGAGLAGSEAAWQIASQGVPVVLYEMRPETKTPAHHTNQFAELVCSNSLRANGLANAVGVLKEEMRQLDSLILGCADRHAVPAGGALAVDRDGFSGEVTRLLHEHPLVEVRNEEVTEIPTDGIVIIATGPLTAPALSAQVRELLGEEYFYFYDAAAPIVEKDSIDMSKVYLASRYDKGEAAYLNCPMTEEEFEIFHEALVNAEKAEIKDFEKEVYFEGCMPIEVIASRGKQTVLFGPMKPVGLVNPHTGKLPHAVIQLRQDNAAGTLYNLVGFQTHLKWGEQKRVFSLIPGLENAEFVRFGVMHRNTFINSPRLLEPTYQLKNRPTLFFAGQMTGVEGYVESAASGLIAGFNAARLARNLEPLVLPGDTTLGSMAQYITTADFKHFQPMNANFGLFPPLEKRMKSKKEKNEAIANRALAGIEKFKQEHFTHLVNN, encoded by the coding sequence TTGTCATCATCATCCTATCCAAAAGTCACCGTTATCGGAGCTGGCCTGGCCGGCAGCGAGGCGGCTTGGCAAATCGCATCCCAAGGCGTTCCAGTTGTACTTTATGAAATGCGGCCTGAGACGAAAACGCCAGCCCATCATACGAATCAGTTTGCGGAGCTGGTATGCAGCAACAGCTTGCGTGCCAATGGCCTTGCAAATGCTGTAGGTGTGTTGAAAGAGGAAATGCGCCAGCTAGATTCACTCATTCTTGGCTGCGCTGATCGTCATGCGGTTCCGGCAGGCGGAGCGCTTGCAGTTGACCGGGATGGATTTTCCGGCGAAGTAACGCGCCTGCTGCACGAACATCCGCTCGTTGAAGTCCGCAATGAGGAAGTAACGGAAATTCCAACGGACGGAATCGTCATTATTGCGACGGGCCCGCTTACAGCCCCAGCCTTGTCCGCACAAGTACGCGAGCTGCTGGGTGAAGAATATTTCTATTTCTATGATGCTGCGGCGCCAATTGTGGAGAAGGATTCTATTGATATGAGCAAGGTTTATCTCGCGTCTCGCTATGATAAAGGAGAGGCAGCTTATTTGAACTGCCCGATGACGGAAGAGGAATTTGAAATTTTCCATGAAGCGCTCGTTAATGCCGAGAAAGCAGAAATTAAAGATTTCGAGAAGGAAGTTTATTTCGAAGGTTGTATGCCAATCGAGGTGATTGCGAGTCGCGGCAAGCAAACGGTGCTGTTTGGGCCGATGAAGCCGGTTGGACTTGTGAACCCGCATACAGGCAAGCTGCCTCATGCCGTCATTCAATTGCGTCAGGACAATGCTGCGGGTACACTTTATAACCTGGTTGGGTTTCAAACTCATTTGAAATGGGGAGAGCAGAAGCGGGTATTCTCGCTAATACCGGGTCTTGAAAATGCCGAGTTTGTGCGTTTCGGTGTTATGCACCGCAATACGTTTATAAATTCGCCACGGCTGCTAGAGCCGACCTATCAGCTTAAAAATCGTCCTACCTTATTTTTCGCGGGCCAGATGACGGGTGTTGAAGGGTATGTGGAATCGGCAGCTTCTGGTTTAATCGCTGGATTTAACGCTGCCCGGCTTGCACGCAATCTTGAGCCGCTTGTGCTTCCTGGGGACACTACGCTTGGCAGCATGGCGCAGTACATTACGACTGCGGATTTCAAGCATTTTCAGCCGATGAATGCAAATTTTGGTTTGTTTCCGCCGCTTGAAAAACGCATGAAGAGCAAGAAGGAAAAGAATGAAGCGATTGCAAACCGTGCGCTCGCTGGTATTGAGAAATTTAAGCAGGAGCATTTCACGCATTTGGTAAATAACTAA
- the hslV gene encoding ATP-dependent protease subunit HslV, translated as MEMEFHATTICAVRHEGKGAIAGDGQVTFGNSMVMKNKAKKVRRLYRGQVVAGFAGSVADAITLFEKFEAKLEEHHGNLQRSAVELAKEWRSDRVLRKLEAMMLVMDQTGLLLISGNGEIIEPDDGILAIGSGGSFALSAARALKRHATHLDAKEMARSALEIAADICVYTNHNIIVEEIGS; from the coding sequence ATGGAAATGGAATTTCATGCAACGACGATTTGTGCAGTCCGTCACGAGGGGAAAGGCGCGATTGCTGGGGATGGCCAAGTCACGTTCGGCAACAGCATGGTGATGAAAAATAAAGCGAAAAAAGTACGCCGCTTGTATCGCGGGCAAGTCGTCGCAGGTTTTGCTGGCTCGGTTGCTGATGCCATTACGCTTTTTGAAAAGTTTGAGGCGAAGCTTGAAGAGCATCATGGCAATTTGCAGCGCTCAGCTGTAGAACTGGCGAAGGAATGGCGCTCGGATCGCGTGCTGCGCAAGCTGGAAGCCATGATGCTCGTTATGGATCAGACGGGGCTTTTGCTGATTTCAGGAAATGGCGAAATTATTGAGCCGGATGACGGCATCTTGGCCATTGGCTCGGGTGGCAGCTTTGCTTTGTCGGCGGCTAGAGCACTCAAGCGCCATGCTACTCATCTGGATGCGAAAGAAATGGCGCGTTCAGCTCTGGAAATTGCGGCAGATATTTGCGTTTATACGAATCACAATATTATTGTCGAAGAAATCGGCTCTTAA
- the hslU gene encoding ATP-dependent protease ATPase subunit HslU gives MANAALTPREIVAELDKYIVGQKPAKRSVAIALRNRYRRSQLDETLRDEVVPKNILMIGPTGVGKTEIARRLAKLVKAPFVKLEATKFTEVGYVGRDVESMVRDLVETAIRMVKTEKTEQVKDKAEKLANELLVTLLVPSKAKEKTQKNPFEMLFGNQQNDNLQAEEPEHDQTIVQKRAQVQADLAAGKLENEMVEVEVEDAAPNMLDMLAGGQGPEGMGMNMQELFGQLMPKKTKRRKLPVKEARKVLIQEEANKLINMDDVISESVTRAEQSGIIFIDEIDKIASSSRGNGPDVSREGVQRDILPIVEGSTVMTKYGPVKTDYVLFIAAGAFHIAKPSDLIPELQGRFPIRVELTSLTLDDFVSILREPKNALTKQYTALLQTEGIEIEFSDEAIHELASIAAEVNRNTENIGARRLHTILEKLLEDLSFEAPDITLDHMLITPEYVREKLGSIAQNKDLSQYIL, from the coding sequence ATGGCAAATGCAGCGTTAACACCAAGAGAGATCGTAGCGGAGCTTGATAAGTATATTGTTGGTCAAAAGCCTGCAAAACGTTCGGTCGCAATCGCTTTGCGCAATCGTTATCGCAGAAGTCAGCTTGATGAAACGTTGCGTGACGAGGTTGTACCGAAAAACATTTTAATGATCGGACCTACAGGCGTTGGTAAAACCGAAATCGCCCGCAGATTGGCTAAGCTTGTAAAAGCGCCTTTCGTGAAGCTGGAGGCGACTAAATTCACCGAGGTAGGTTATGTTGGCCGTGACGTTGAGTCCATGGTGCGTGATTTGGTTGAGACAGCGATCCGCATGGTGAAAACGGAAAAAACCGAGCAGGTTAAAGATAAAGCGGAGAAGCTTGCAAACGAATTGCTGGTGACGCTGCTTGTTCCTTCGAAAGCAAAGGAAAAGACACAAAAAAATCCGTTTGAAATGTTGTTTGGAAATCAGCAAAATGACAATTTGCAAGCTGAAGAACCGGAGCATGATCAGACGATTGTGCAGAAACGCGCTCAGGTGCAGGCGGATCTTGCTGCTGGCAAGCTGGAAAATGAAATGGTCGAGGTTGAGGTTGAAGATGCAGCTCCGAATATGCTGGACATGCTAGCTGGTGGTCAAGGTCCCGAAGGCATGGGCATGAATATGCAGGAACTGTTCGGACAGCTGATGCCGAAAAAAACAAAGCGGCGCAAGCTGCCGGTTAAGGAAGCGCGTAAAGTGCTTATTCAGGAAGAAGCAAACAAGCTGATCAATATGGATGATGTGATTTCGGAATCGGTAACACGCGCGGAACAGTCCGGCATTATTTTTATCGATGAAATTGACAAAATTGCGAGCTCCTCGCGTGGCAATGGCCCAGACGTTTCGCGCGAAGGGGTGCAGCGTGATATTTTGCCAATCGTTGAAGGCTCGACGGTTATGACAAAATATGGCCCGGTGAAAACGGATTATGTGCTCTTTATTGCGGCTGGTGCTTTTCATATTGCGAAGCCATCCGATTTGATTCCTGAGCTGCAAGGCCGTTTCCCCATTCGGGTGGAGCTTACATCGCTTACGCTTGACGATTTTGTGAGCATCTTGAGGGAACCCAAAAACGCGCTGACTAAGCAGTACACAGCACTGCTGCAAACCGAAGGCATTGAGATCGAATTTTCAGATGAGGCCATTCATGAGCTGGCATCTATTGCCGCAGAAGTGAATCGGAATACCGAAAATATTGGAGCAAGAAGACTGCATACGATTTTAGAAAAGCTGCTGGAGGATCTGTCCTTCGAAGCGCCTGATATTACGCTTGACCATATGCTAATCACACCGGAATATGTTCGTGAAAAGCTGGGAAGCATTGCACAAAATAAAGATTTGAGTCAATATATATTGTAG
- the codY gene encoding GTP-sensing pleiotropic transcriptional regulator CodY, with translation MTLLTKTRTLNRLLQRAAGKPLIFREMAEVLSSTIQTSVFVVSRKGKVLGCAAVNPHDHDSLRSMSAEELRFPQESNEQFLEMTESVTNVAPDAGVYETFPSLGQQEIMTVVPITGGGDRLGTLILTRHQGAFDDDDLVLAEYGSTIVGMEILRERSVEIEHEARSRAVVSVAIGSLSFSELEAVEHIFEQLEGKEGLLVASKIADRVGITRSVIVNALRKLESAGVIETRSLGMKGTYIKILNHQLLQELEKIKS, from the coding sequence ATGACGTTATTAACAAAAACAAGGACGCTAAACCGTCTGCTGCAGCGGGCGGCGGGCAAACCGCTTATTTTTAGGGAAATGGCGGAGGTGCTGTCCAGCACCATTCAAACGAGTGTATTTGTCGTTAGCCGCAAGGGGAAGGTGCTTGGCTGTGCGGCTGTGAATCCGCATGATCATGACTCGCTGCGTTCCATGTCGGCGGAAGAGCTTCGTTTCCCGCAGGAAAGCAATGAGCAATTTCTTGAAATGACGGAATCAGTTACGAATGTGGCGCCGGATGCTGGGGTTTATGAGACTTTTCCATCGCTGGGGCAGCAGGAAATTATGACGGTTGTTCCAATAACAGGCGGCGGGGATCGCTTAGGCACGCTAATCTTGACACGGCATCAGGGCGCGTTTGATGACGATGATTTAGTGTTGGCGGAATATGGCTCCACGATTGTCGGTATGGAAATATTGCGTGAGCGTTCGGTAGAAATTGAGCATGAGGCACGCAGTCGCGCTGTCGTGTCGGTTGCTATTGGTTCATTATCGTTCAGTGAGCTTGAGGCAGTCGAGCATATTTTTGAACAGCTGGAAGGCAAGGAGGGGCTGCTTGTAGCCTCAAAAATTGCTGACAGGGTCGGTATTACTAGGTCTGTAATCGTAAATGCCCTTAGGAAATTAGAAAGTGCGGGGGTCATAGAGACTAGATCGCTCGGAATGAAAGGAACTTACATTAAGATATTAAATCACCAGCTTCTTCAAGAGTTGGAAAAAATTAAATCTTGA
- the flgB gene encoding flagellar basal body rod protein FlgB: MNLLSGSSFQRLEGAVHAAEMRQNVIANNIANNDTPHFKRSEVEFEQLLEQQMGNSSSKLKGKLTNARHIPIGGPVNPTPQVISDKDTAMNNNENNVDIDREMSLLAKNQLSYNAYLQQINHEIKMMRTAIEGRG, translated from the coding sequence GTGAACTTATTAAGCGGATCTTCATTCCAAAGGCTGGAGGGGGCTGTTCATGCAGCAGAAATGCGGCAAAACGTCATTGCAAATAACATTGCTAATAACGACACCCCGCATTTTAAACGGTCAGAGGTTGAATTCGAGCAGCTTTTGGAACAACAAATGGGTAACAGCTCATCTAAGCTGAAAGGGAAGCTTACGAATGCAAGGCACATTCCTATAGGTGGTCCGGTCAATCCTACGCCTCAAGTCATAAGCGATAAAGACACCGCCATGAACAATAATGAGAACAATGTGGATATTGATCGAGAAATGTCTTTGCTTGCGAAAAACCAGCTCAGCTACAACGCTTACCTGCAACAAATCAATCATGAAATTAAAATGATGCGAACAGCAATTGAAGGGAGAGGCTAA
- the flgC gene encoding flagellar basal body rod protein FlgC codes for MKISSGFDASASALTAQRLRMDVISSNIANAETTRAGYENGQFVPYKRKMVVLEPLKSSFSNTLNAKMGQNTTTGGVKAVKIIDDTAPTKLVYNPTHPDADSNGYVNMPNVDVAKEMVDMISASRSYEANVTAINSSKAMFVKALEIGK; via the coding sequence GTGAAAATTTCCAGCGGATTTGATGCGAGCGCCTCTGCTCTAACCGCACAGCGCCTGCGAATGGATGTTATTTCTTCAAATATTGCGAATGCGGAAACGACGCGTGCTGGTTATGAGAACGGACAGTTCGTGCCTTATAAACGGAAGATGGTCGTTTTGGAGCCGTTGAAATCAAGCTTTTCCAATACGCTGAATGCCAAAATGGGACAAAATACAACGACTGGCGGGGTTAAGGCTGTGAAAATCATCGACGATACAGCCCCAACGAAGCTTGTATATAATCCTACCCATCCTGATGCCGATTCAAACGGCTATGTAAATATGCCGAATGTGGATGTCGCCAAAGAGATGGTTGATATGATTTCGGCGTCGCGTTCTTATGAAGCGAACGTCACAGCCATTAATTCTTCTAAAGCGATGTTTGTAAAAGCATTGGAAATAGGGAAATAG
- the fliE gene encoding flagellar hook-basal body complex protein FliE, with the protein MQPLKTMTTASVEQATPAELTQTFSQFLNNAIESVSAQEQDVHKLNDKFLIGEVDVSQVMIAGERAQLSLQLTSQIRNKVVEAYQEIMRMQV; encoded by the coding sequence ATGCAGCCTTTAAAGACGATGACAACTGCATCTGTAGAGCAAGCTACTCCGGCAGAGCTTACACAAACTTTTAGTCAGTTTTTAAATAATGCAATTGAGAGTGTTAGTGCCCAAGAACAAGATGTACATAAGCTTAACGATAAGTTTTTAATTGGTGAAGTTGATGTTTCTCAGGTCATGATTGCTGGCGAAAGAGCGCAGCTTAGTCTTCAACTAACCTCACAAATCCGCAACAAGGTTGTAGAGGCATATCAAGAAATTATGCGGATGCAGGTATAA